The nucleotide window CCATAAAGACGACTGCATACTTTTTGGCCAGCGGCCGGTTCTGCCATTCTTTGGCAATCGGCAGAATTCGATCCGTCATTCGCGAAATCATTTCAGCAGAGGCATCCACACCGTAGATAGACTGCAGGTGAGCCGAGATATCCCGGGTCGTCATGCCTTTTGCATACATGGACAGGACCTGATCCTCTATATTTGAGATATCGGTCTGGTTCTTTTTGACTGACTGCGGTTCGAAGTCACCCTTGCGGTCTCTGGGGACGTCGATCGGGATATCTCCGGCCGAAGAGGTGACTGTTTTAGGGCTGTAGCCGTTGCGGCTGTCATCTGTATGCTTGTTCTTGTAGTCATATTTGCTGTAACCGAGATGGTCATCCATCTCGGCTTCCAGCATCTGCTGGATCGTATCTCCGAGAAGATCCCTCAGCATAGCCTGTACGTCCTGGGCGTCTTCCGGTTTGTAGTGGGAAAGGAGACTCTGAATAAGCGCTTTTCTTTCCGGTGTCAGTTTTCTCTGTCTTGCCATAAAAATATCCTCCTGGATTGAATTTATCTTAACACCAATCCAGGAGGCTTGCTTTCTTCTCTATGGAGTTTACACAGAATTTGTTATACTCTCGGAAAAATATCTCTTATTGCCGCTAATCAAGCACTGGTAAACTGGCTGTTTGACAATGTAAAAGACACATCACCATGCGTCGTGTACGGGCTTATCCCGCCTTATGTTCCCCATGTATCAAACGGCTATTTTTCTGTTCTGTCTGACAACATTAAAAGTCTGCCTGATAAATTAAATGCCTTTACATTAAATGAATTTGGACAGCGGTACACGACGGAACATTTTTATACAGGTATATCTGATTTAAGCTACAGCAGTACGTTTAATAAGCAAGAAGTTGAGGCGACTCTGAAAGAAAACATGCTATTTTGGGGACGGCTATATGATTTGCCGGTAGATGCTATAGAGCAGATTTCTATGCCGTGCATCAATATCGGTCCGTGGGGAAAGGATTTCCATAAGATGACGGAGCGTGTTTTAAAAGAAGATTTATATGTGAGAACCCCGCAGATTATTGCGGAAGCGATTCGTCTTGTCCTTTCTTTCTCATAGCGGGCAAAAACATAACGTCAAGAAAGATCATACCACCGGCTGAGCCGGTGGTATGTCCAGGTCCTACAATGGCCTATTGCCGGCAGCTCTTAACGAGCTTGAAGTCCGTCAACCGCACCTATTTCCCGGGCAACCCCTAAAGGGGCTTCCTGGGTTTCTTACTACCTGCGTTCACCAGCATACCCGCAAACGGGTCCGTTGGTTCAAACAGTGATAACTGATCTGACTGATAGTCTTCCTGAAGCTGCCTTCTTACTATACTCCGCTATCTTCTTCTGATTGCGACCCACGGTATCAACATAATAACCGCGGCACCAAAAATGTCTATTGCCATACTTGTATTTCATCTGTACAAACTTATCGAATATCATAAAGGAGCTTTTTCCTTTCAGATATCCCATAATTTGAGAAACGCTGTATTTAGGCGGTATGGCGATCAACATATGGATATGGTCAGGGCAAAGTTCAGCTTCGATGATTTCTATTTCTTTCCTTTCGCAGAGACTTCTTAGAATTTTGCCTATTTCATTTTTCCATAGACGATTTGTCTTCTGAATTTAGGTGCGAAGACTACATGATATTTTGCAATTCCATTTGGTGTGTGCTAATGTCTCACTGTCCATACAGGATCTCCTCTGTACGTTGTTTAAGACGGTTGACGGACCTTCCTAATCTTACGGCAGAGGAGATTCTACGCATAGCTATAAGCAAAAGGGACTCCCGGCTAAGCCGGGAGTCCCTTTTTGTGATGGGGCACAACTGTGAGGCACAGCATGTACGGAGGATAGCTATAGGCGTAGCGGGAAGCGACTTGGGCGGCGGTGTTATCATCATCCAGCCCAAACTAAAGCCCCTCGCGGCGAGCTGTTGTCTAAAAGAGGCTGTGAGCCGTGCGCGGCTCTACATCAACGCTGGGCTCCATTACAGCGTGCGGCGAGGTACGGTGCAGGTTGAACGCCCCATAGCAACAGCCCTCGTCGGCTATGGCTTTTCGCGTTTTCGCACGGAGCGCGTCGACGCTCTGCTCTCGAAGGTGCTGCTCTTGCATGAAAATAGCGACGTCTACGTGCAACATAATAAAACGTATAAAATATTTCAACAGATCAGACTCCGATACTTCCCTTTACATATCAATAAGCGTTATTTACGTCTATTACACCTCTGATTTAAATATTTACGAAGTAATGATATGTCTTGGTCGCAATCGTTTCGTTTCAAATAGATGAACTTCATGTACGTCATCTCCTCAGGTTCCAGCGGGATCGCCGCCACTCCATAGTATTCACCAAACGATTCAGGCCCTACCGTAACCCCTTTGCCCTTTTTCACAAAATCCATGATAGTGTAGATATTATCGCTTCGATATATCCGTTTCGGAACTATTTTATGCGCGACGCATATATCCTTTATAATCCTGTCCTCCATTGAATGCTCTAACGACGTTATAAGAGCATCTTCCTGGATGTCATTAAAAGTGATGCATTTCCATTTGTGCCTTGGATCGACAATGGACATCAGTACACACTGCCTCTCACAGATTAAATCATAGACAGCAAGTTTTTTTGCAAAGGAAATCCCTCCCTGTAAAGGCAGCCTGTCCAATATAATATCTATATGTCCGTTAGCCAAATCAGGAAAGAAATCTCGTCCAGCTTCTGTAATAAAAGTCGCATTAATATCCGTGTGTATATCAAGAAAACGGACCAAATCCTCAAAAACACCGCTAGAGAACACGCGAGCGCCTACTCCTATGCGCAGATGCCTTCTCGACCGATCGCAATCACCGCGCAACTGTTGCATCAACACATCCCAGGTAATTTTTACAGGCTGAATTTGTTGACAAAAAATTACGCCCATTTCAGTAAGGTAGACCCCGTGCGGCGTCCTGCGAAACAGAGAAAAGCCAAGCTCTGTTTCTAACTTCTTTATGCTCAGAGTCAACGCAGGTTGCGAGACGTGCAAATTTTCAGACGCTTTCAGAAAACTACCGCTTTCAGCAACGCTAAGTACATATGTCAGCTGCCTGATATCCACGGTCTACCCTCCCTTGTAATAGTTATAAAGTCCAACACGCTAACAATTCTAAACGAATATTCTCACATATGCAAATATTTTAGTTATAAATTTCTATTATACGCCATATTATTAATATGTATTTCACAACTTCTGGATTTCTTTCTAAAATATATAATATCCTATCTAATCAACAGGAAGGTGGCCATTATATGAAGCCGAAGTATCTATTAACAGGCAATGAGGCTATTGCACGAGGGGCTTATGAGGCTGGCGTAAAAGTATGTTCTTCTTATCCCGGTACGCCGAGCACAGAAATTTTTGAAAATCTTCCACAATATCAAGGCGAGCTATACTGCGAATGGGCGCCGAACGAAAAAGTGGCCGTGGAGGTAGCATACGGCGCGGCTATCGCTGGCGCCCGCAGCCTCTGTGCCATGAAACACGTTGGGGTAAACGTAGCCGCCGATCCACTTTTTACAGCGGCATACAATGGCGTCAACCGCGGATTCGTAATAGTGACGGCCGATGATCCGAGTATGCACTCCTCACAAAATGAGCAGGATAACCGTTATTACGCAAAGGCGGCGAAGGTAGCGCTCGTAGAGCCGTCGGATTCTCAGGAATGCATAGATTTCTTAAAAGAAGCGTATAAGATATCGGAAAGGTTTGATATGCCGGTTCTTTTTCGTACAACGACAAGGATCTCTCATTCAAAAAGCCTCGTTAGTTTCTCAAAACGTCAGCAGGCAGAAGCGTTCGTTTACAAACGTAACGTTCGTAAAAATGTTTGTACGCCCGCCAATGCATATCTGAATCATCCAAAGGTAGAAACAAACCTGAATATGCTTCAGGAGTACAGCAATGTCTGCCCGCTCAACCAAATGGAGCTTAGGGGACGGGAAAACGGCGTCATAACGGCGTCGATCGCCTATCAATATGCAAAGGAAGTTTTTCCAGAGGATACTTCTTTCTTGAAATTGGGACTCACCTATCCTATGCCTATGGACCTTATCAGAGATTTCGCCTCTAAAGTAAAGAAACTCTATGTCATAGAAGAGTTGGAACCCTTCATGGAGGAACAGATCAAAGCGGCGGGAATCGACTGCATTGGCAAAGAACTGGTCAGCAATATGTACGAACTGAATCCTCAGCGCCTTCGTGAAATGCTGTTCGGCGTCAAACCTGAGACAAAGCCCTTAGACGTTGAGGCCGTCTCCCGCCCGCCCGCACTTTGCCCGGGCTGCCCGCACCGCGGATTCTTCTATACCATGGCAAAGGGAAAGAATTTCATAGTCACGGGTGACATAGGCTGTTATACACTCGGAGCGGCGGCTCCGCTAAATGCGATGGACACTACTATTTGCATGGGCGGCGGCTTTACCGTCGGTATGGGCATGGCGAAGGCGTTCGAGGCAACTGGCCAGACGGAAAAGAAAGTCTTCGGCGTAGTCGGAGACTCGACGTTTTTTCACAGCGGCCTGACAGGAGCCGTTGAAATCATTTACAACAGGGGGCAGGTGATCCCCGTCGTTCTCGACAACCACATCACAGGCATGACAGGGCATCAGGACAATCCAGGCACCGGCTATACGCTCCAAGGCGAAATCGCAGCCTCGATCAAAATAGAAGAGATATTAAAATCATGCGGGTATAAGGACATTTTTATTGTAGACCCGCAAGATCTGGCAGCCATGCAGAAAGCGGTCGACGACGCGCTCGCCTCCGAAGTGCCGGGCGCGATTATCACACGCCGTCCATGCCTGCTCACAAAACGAACTAAGCATGACATAGGATTGTGCGTGGTGGACGCAGCCAAGTGCATAGGATGTAAAAAGTGCCTGTCGGTAGCGTGCCCGGCAGTCACCATAAAAAATAAAAAGTGCGCTATCGACCCGACACAGTGCGTAGGCTGCACTGTCTGCGCGCAGGTCTGTCCGGTAGGTGCGATTTCCAGAAAGGAGGGGAAGTAATGAATACTAAGAGCGCGATTTTAGTCGGCGTCGGCGGGCAGGGAGCCATTTTGACAGCAAAGGTATTCGTCAACGGTTTAATGAAAAAAGGGTACGACGTGAAAATGTCCGAAGTCCACGGGATGAGTCAGCGCGGAGGAAGCGTTTCCACACAGGTACGCTGGGGAGAAAAGGTATATTCCCCGTTAATTGGCGGTGGCGAATCAGACTTGATGGTAGCCTTCGAGAAAATGGAAGCAGTCCGCTACGCGAATTACCTAAAACCAGAAGGTATTGCGGTCATTAACGACTATGAGCTTGCTTCATCTACCATAGCGGCCGGACTTTGTCAATATCCGGAAGGCTGCCTTGAAGCAATGAAGAAAAATTTCAAGTGCCATGTGTTGAACGCGGCCGATATCGCTATCGGACTTGGCAACGCAAAATGTATGAATATAGTGCTCTTCGGTGCGATGACGAAAACACTTGCGCTGGAAGACATTAACTGGGAGGAAATTATTCATGAGACTGTTCCGCCCAAGTTCCTCGAACTGAACTTGGCGGCCTTCCATGCCGGACGTAATGCTGTAAGGTAAGATAAGGCAAGGGTCATGAATATATATGAACAGTATCGTTCCAAGCTCCGTACGCCGGATGAAGCCGTACAGGCGGTTAAGAGCGGCGACTGGGTCGACTATACGGCCACCTTAAGCTATCCCGCGCTGCTTGACGAGGCTTTAGCCAGGCGCAAGGACGGATTAAGAGATGTCAAAATACGCGGGAATCTGATTTTCGGCCCGATCCATGTAGTCGAGTGCGATCCGGAAAGAGAACATTTTATCTATAACAGCTGGCACTGTTCTGCTTATGAGAGAAAACTGTGCGACAAAGGGCTCTGCAACTACATACCTATGGTTTTTCGCAACGTCGTGCCATATTACCGACACTTTCTGACCGTAAACGTGGCGATGATGTGCGTAACGCCGATGGATAAGCACGGTTACTTCAATCTCTCAACCGCAACCGGTGTAGGGCGCGGGATACTTGAAAAGGCCGACGTTGTGATTTTAGAAGTTAATGAAAATCTGCCGCGTGTTTACGGCGGTTTTGATGAAGTCATCCATATATCGGACGTCGACTATATTGTGGAAGGGACCCACCAACCGCTGCGGCAGTTCCCGGTAGCGCAGGCTACGGAGGAGGATATAAAAATTGCCGAGATAATAGTGCCCTATATACCTTCTGGAGCGACGCTGCAGTTGGGAATAGGAGCTATGCCGAACGTTGTCGGCACACTGCTGGCAGAATCCGATCTCAAAGACTTGGGCATGCATACAGAGTTGTGCGGCGACGCTTATTACGAGTTGTTTAAAGCGGGCAAGCTGACAAACGCACAAAAAACAATTCACAGGCATAAAGGAATGACCGGCATCATTATCGGCTCACAGAAGCTCTATGAATGGGTGGATCAAAATCCCGGAATTGTTGCAGCACCGCTGGAATATATCAACGCCCCTGAGACGATAGGACGGTTGGATAATATGATATCCATCAACAGCTGCATCTCGATGGATCTATACGGACAGGTCTGCGCTGAAAGCGCCGAGCTGCGTCACATCAGCGGCACTGGCGGTCAACTGGATTATCTGACAGGCGCGGCCATGTCCGCAGGCGGTAAGGCCTTTGTCTGTATGACATCTTCTTTTAAGGACAAAAACGGTGTGCGCAAGTCGCGTATATTGCCTCATTTTCGCGGGGATATAGTTACAGATCCACGAAGTCAGGCCTATTATCTGGTAACTGAGTACGGCGCCGTCAACTTGACGGGACGGAGCACATGGGAACGCGCCGAACTTCTGATTGCAATCGCGCATCCAGATTTTCGCGAAGAATTAATTTCAGCGGCAGAAAAGCAGAAAATCTGGCGAAAATCAAATAAACGATAGTAATACAAGGAGGTAAGGTTATGCTTTCGGAAGCAATGTATGCACTTGGCGCCAAAAAGTCCTGCATACGCGAACTTTTTGAATATGGAATGCGTCAGTCCGCAGTCGTAGGGGCAGAAAACGTCTACGATTTTTCAATTGGCAACCCATCAATTCCGGCGCCGCAAAAGGTCAAGGATGCTTTTGTCCGATTACTTACAGAACGAGACAGCCTGGAGATTCACGGTTACACTCAAGCGGCAGGCCGCATGGACGCAAGGGAGGCAATCGCTGAAGGCCTGAACAGTAGGTACAACGCATGTATCAGGGCACAGAACATTTTCTTCACTTGCGGAGCTGCCCCTGCGCTCGTCGCATTGATTCGCGCACTTGCCGTTGACGGGGCCGAGATACTGGCGATCGCTCCCTATTTCCCCGAATACCGTCCCTTTGTCGAGAGCAATGGAATGCGTTTCACAATAGTTCCAGCTGACACAGATGCATTTCAGATATCATTCAGCGCCCTGGAGGCTCAGTTAACACCGCATACACAGGCGGTGATCGTAAACTCTCCCAATAATCCTTCTGGCGTCGTATATACGGAAGAAACGCTGAGAAGGCTTGGGGCTATTCTCAAAAGAAAGAGCAGGGAATACGGACATTTCATATATATTATTGCGGATGAACCTTATCGTGAATTGGCATATGACGGCGTCAAGGTCCCGTTCATCCCCTCTGTCTATCCTGATACCGTAGTATGTTATTCATTCTCAAAATCACTCTCCCTTCCCGGAGAACGCATCGGATATATTTGCGTCCCAGATTGCGCGGCGGAAAGCCAAAAACTTTTTACCGCCGTTGCAGGCGCTGCGCGAACCATAGGTCATGTATGCGCGCCCTCGCTTCTGCAGCTTGTAGCGGCGGAAGCCGTACAAGCAGGAGCCTGCCCTGATCTTGAAGCATATGACCGTAATCGCGTTATGTTGTATGAGGCTCTGACATCATATGGATATCAGTGCGTAAAGCCTACCGGCGCATTTTATATGTTCGTGAAGGCTCCCGACGGCGACGCGGCCGCTTTTTCAGAACTTGCAAAGGGCGAAAATCTTTTGATAGTCCCTGGGGGAGACTTCGGATGCCCCGAGTTCTTCCGTATAAGCACCTGCGTCGCGCCGGAAATGATAGAACGCAGTCTGTCAGTATTTAAGCGCCTAATAGAGTCTATTAATTAAGATATTAGCTCTAACGGCAACGCGGCATTTACTAAAATCTATTCTTTAATCTAAGGGCCGGGCAAAATAGCAGTTTCCCAGGGCAAGCTCTGTCTATTGTTTTCAACTTCTGCATTGACTCTGTAAATATACTGTGAAAAGGAAGGTGTTTTTTATGTCCAGTAATTTAAAATCAGCCGGCAACGCTTTTAGCGGAGTCTATGGATTTTTAATGACGGCTATCGGTTGCGCTTTGGGCATCGGCACTATATGGAGGTTCCCATACTCTCTTGGCGCCAACGGCGGTGCCATTTACCTGATCGCCTACGTTGCCATTATCGCAGCCATAGGAGTCCCGTTGCTTGCGGCGGAAACCGCTATAGGCTTCAAATCACAGAAAACGGCCGTTTTAGCGTACAGAGAATTAAGTCCAGACCGGAAAATATGGTCGATTGCAGGTTACCTCCACTTTGCCGCTGCGCTGATGATTATATCTTACACACTTCCTATATATGCCTGGATACTTGGCTATCTTTATAACACGGTAGCCGGGACATTCGCTGGGTTAAACGCAAACGGCTTAAGCTCGTTTTTCGAGCAATTTTCCGCTGACAAACCTTTGATCATTTCCCTAATGATGCTCAATATAGCGATAAACATGCTGGTTTTGAGAGGCGGTGTAAAGAAGGGGGTAGAATTGCTTACAAAAGCGCTGCTTCCAGTATTAGGGGTGATTATGGTCGTCCTGATTATCGCAGGATTAAGAATGGAAGGAGCTTTCGAGGGCGTAAAATATTTATTTAAGCCCGATTATTCCCTTTTTAATATCTCCTCGCTCAAAAATGCGTTGGGGCAGGCCTTCTATGCAATAGGGCTTGCTATCTTGGCCAACATGGTATTCGGCAGTTACCTCAAAAACCCGGATGAAAATATTG belongs to Synergistes jonesii and includes:
- a CDS encoding acetyl-CoA hydrolase/transferase family protein, whose amino-acid sequence is MNIYEQYRSKLRTPDEAVQAVKSGDWVDYTATLSYPALLDEALARRKDGLRDVKIRGNLIFGPIHVVECDPEREHFIYNSWHCSAYERKLCDKGLCNYIPMVFRNVVPYYRHFLTVNVAMMCVTPMDKHGYFNLSTATGVGRGILEKADVVILEVNENLPRVYGGFDEVIHISDVDYIVEGTHQPLRQFPVAQATEEDIKIAEIIVPYIPSGATLQLGIGAMPNVVGTLLAESDLKDLGMHTELCGDAYYELFKAGKLTNAQKTIHRHKGMTGIIIGSQKLYEWVDQNPGIVAAPLEYINAPETIGRLDNMISINSCISMDLYGQVCAESAELRHISGTGGQLDYLTGAAMSAGGKAFVCMTSSFKDKNGVRKSRILPHFRGDIVTDPRSQAYYLVTEYGAVNLTGRSTWERAELLIAIAHPDFREELISAAEKQKIWRKSNKR
- a CDS encoding zinc-binding metallopeptidase family protein — protein: MLSSLWSLHRICYTLGKISLIAANQALVNWLFDNVKDTSPCVVYGLIPPYVPHVSNGYFSVLSDNIKSLPDKLNAFTLNEFGQRYTTEHFYTGISDLSYSSTFNKQEVEATLKENMLFWGRLYDLPVDAIEQISMPCINIGPWGKDFHKMTERVLKEDLYVRTPQIIAEAIRLVLSFS
- the iorA gene encoding indolepyruvate ferredoxin oxidoreductase subunit alpha; amino-acid sequence: MKPKYLLTGNEAIARGAYEAGVKVCSSYPGTPSTEIFENLPQYQGELYCEWAPNEKVAVEVAYGAAIAGARSLCAMKHVGVNVAADPLFTAAYNGVNRGFVIVTADDPSMHSSQNEQDNRYYAKAAKVALVEPSDSQECIDFLKEAYKISERFDMPVLFRTTTRISHSKSLVSFSKRQQAEAFVYKRNVRKNVCTPANAYLNHPKVETNLNMLQEYSNVCPLNQMELRGRENGVITASIAYQYAKEVFPEDTSFLKLGLTYPMPMDLIRDFASKVKKLYVIEELEPFMEEQIKAAGIDCIGKELVSNMYELNPQRLREMLFGVKPETKPLDVEAVSRPPALCPGCPHRGFFYTMAKGKNFIVTGDIGCYTLGAAAPLNAMDTTICMGGGFTVGMGMAKAFEATGQTEKKVFGVVGDSTFFHSGLTGAVEIIYNRGQVIPVVLDNHITGMTGHQDNPGTGYTLQGEIAASIKIEEILKSCGYKDIFIVDPQDLAAMQKAVDDALASEVPGAIITRRPCLLTKRTKHDIGLCVVDAAKCIGCKKCLSVACPAVTIKNKKCAIDPTQCVGCTVCAQVCPVGAISRKEGK
- a CDS encoding pyridoxal phosphate-dependent aminotransferase: MLSEAMYALGAKKSCIRELFEYGMRQSAVVGAENVYDFSIGNPSIPAPQKVKDAFVRLLTERDSLEIHGYTQAAGRMDAREAIAEGLNSRYNACIRAQNIFFTCGAAPALVALIRALAVDGAEILAIAPYFPEYRPFVESNGMRFTIVPADTDAFQISFSALEAQLTPHTQAVIVNSPNNPSGVVYTEETLRRLGAILKRKSREYGHFIYIIADEPYRELAYDGVKVPFIPSVYPDTVVCYSFSKSLSLPGERIGYICVPDCAAESQKLFTAVAGAARTIGHVCAPSLLQLVAAEAVQAGACPDLEAYDRNRVMLYEALTSYGYQCVKPTGAFYMFVKAPDGDAAAFSELAKGENLLIVPGGDFGCPEFFRISTCVAPEMIERSLSVFKRLIESIN
- a CDS encoding IS256 family transposase, with translation MARQRKLTPERKALIQSLLSHYKPEDAQDVQAMLRDLLGDTIQQMLEAEMDDHLGYSKYDYKNKHTDDSRNGYSPKTVTSSAGDIPIDVPRDRKGDFEPQSVKKNQTDISNIEDQVLSMYAKGMTTRDISAHLQSIYGVDASAEMISRMTDRILPIAKEWQNRPLAKKYAVVFMDAVHFNVRQDGRTVKKAVYVAIGTRLHGHREVLGLWVGGNESAKYWVGVLNEIRNRGTEDIFI
- a CDS encoding sodium-dependent transporter, which produces MSSNLKSAGNAFSGVYGFLMTAIGCALGIGTIWRFPYSLGANGGAIYLIAYVAIIAAIGVPLLAAETAIGFKSQKTAVLAYRELSPDRKIWSIAGYLHFAAALMIISYTLPIYAWILGYLYNTVAGTFAGLNANGLSSFFEQFSADKPLIISLMMLNIAINMLVLRGGVKKGVELLTKALLPVLGVIMVVLIIAGLRMEGAFEGVKYLFKPDYSLFNISSLKNALGQAFYAIGLAILANMVFGSYLKNPDENIGKTSAVICISLVTAGVMAGLMIFPALFASGLKAQSGVALVFMTVPLIFDTMPLGRLMGTLFFLGFYIAALTSSTGVAEAVIGMIMEQFHMNRKKTLPFLIAIMTIIGYFALPAGDFFNICDIITSNYLIILGALAIAIFTGWIWGVDNFVEAINVKNHFVKLWMKISVKYIAPVVIVIIFVTSIFL
- a CDS encoding indolepyruvate oxidoreductase subunit beta, with protein sequence MNTKSAILVGVGGQGAILTAKVFVNGLMKKGYDVKMSEVHGMSQRGGSVSTQVRWGEKVYSPLIGGGESDLMVAFEKMEAVRYANYLKPEGIAVINDYELASSTIAAGLCQYPEGCLEAMKKNFKCHVLNAADIAIGLGNAKCMNIVLFGAMTKTLALEDINWEEIIHETVPPKFLELNLAAFHAGRNAVR
- a CDS encoding LysR family transcriptional regulator, encoding MDIRQLTYVLSVAESGSFLKASENLHVSQPALTLSIKKLETELGFSLFRRTPHGVYLTEMGVIFCQQIQPVKITWDVLMQQLRGDCDRSRRHLRIGVGARVFSSGVFEDLVRFLDIHTDINATFITEAGRDFFPDLANGHIDIILDRLPLQGGISFAKKLAVYDLICERQCVLMSIVDPRHKWKCITFNDIQEDALITSLEHSMEDRIIKDICVAHKIVPKRIYRSDNIYTIMDFVKKGKGVTVGPESFGEYYGVAAIPLEPEEMTYMKFIYLKRNDCDQDISLLRKYLNQRCNRRK